Proteins encoded in a region of the Phaenicophaeus curvirostris isolate KB17595 chromosome 1, BPBGC_Pcur_1.0, whole genome shotgun sequence genome:
- the NDUFB4 gene encoding NADH dehydrogenase [ubiquinone] 1 beta subcomplex subunit 4, translating to MAAGDSRSAAERYRPNRFVSLPAELDPDTYESSAEKRRAEAERLAIRARLKRQFQLQLNNPRPPPVIEDPALLRWAYARTQNVYPTFRPTPKTSFLGALFAIGPLLFWGTVFKLDRDRKERLIQEGKYERPFSVF from the exons ATGGCGGCCGGGGACTCTCGCAGCGCGGCCGAGCGGTACCGGCCCAACCGGTTCGTGTCGCTGCCCGCCGAGCTCGACCCCGACACCTACGAGTCGTCGGCCGAGAAGCGGCGCGCCGAGGCGGAGCGCCTGGCCATCCGCGCCAGGCTCAAGCGGCAGTTCCAGCTGCAGCTGAACAACCCCCGCCCGCCCCCCGTCATC GAAGATCCTGCCTTGCTCCGCTGGGCCTATGCCAGGACGCAGAATGTCTACCCTACTTTCCGCCCGACACCGAAGACGTCCTTTCTAGGGGCTCTTTTTGCCATAGGTCCTCTCCTCTTCTGGGGTACTGTCTTCAAACTTGACAGG GATCGTAAAGAGAGGCTTATCCAAGAAGGTAAATACGAGCGACCATTCAGTGTATTCTAA